CCGGCAGACCTCCATAGTTTGAGCAACGATTCGGTCTTCGCAATGACTGAGGATGCTACAGGCGACCTCTGGATTGGCACCATGAAAGGCCTCAATCGGTATGACCAAACGAGCGGAAAATTCACACAGTATATCCATGATCCCGCCAATCCCGCCAGCCTGAGCGAGAATTGGGTTGCCGGGCTGTATGCCGACCGGAGCGGGCGTCTGTGGGTGGGCACCATTGGCAAAGGACTGGACCGATACGATCCGGCCACAGATAGTTTTCGCCATTATCAAGCCGACCCTGAAAACCCCCACAGCATCTCTGACAACAACGTTCTGGCCTTTGCCGAAGACCCGGCGGGCCAGTTGTGGATCGGGACCATTTCGGGAGGCTTGAACAAGTTTGATCCTGAGACGGAAACATTTACCCATTATCTTCACGACCCCGACGACCTCAATAGCTTGATTGATGATAATGTATCACATATTTATCTAGATTCAGCCGGGGTGCTGTGGCTGGCCACCCCCAAAGGACTGGAGAAGTTCGACCCTCAAACAGAAATCTTTACCCACTACACCGAACAGCAGGGCCTGGCGAGCAAAGCGCTCGCCAGTGTTGTTGGCGATGCGCAAGGGAATCTGTGGGTGGGCATGCAGGGCAGCGGCCTTGCCCGCTTTGACCCGCGCAGTGAAACATTCAAGAATTATGACAAGAGTGATGGCTTGCAAAGTAATGATTTTATTCCGCGTGCGGCCTACCGAGACGCTGACGGCAAACTCTACTTTGGCGGGATGAATGGGCTGAACGCTTTCTACCCCGATCAACTGCGCGATAACCCCTACGTTCCGCCGGTAGTGTTGACCGGTTTCCAGATATTCAACCACCCGGTGCCGATTGGGGAAGAAGACTCGCCCCTGCAACAGGTTGTCAATGAGACTGACGAAATCACGCTATCATATCAGCAATCCGTCTTCTCCTTTGAATTTGCCGCCTTGAATTATCGCGCGCCCAAGAAAAACCAGTATGCCTACAAACTGGAAGGTTTTGATCAGGATTGGAATTATGTGGATAGCACCCGGCGCTTTGCGACATACACCAGCCTGAACCCCGGCGCGTATACTTTCCGGGTCAAAGCCTCCAATAATGATGGGGTTTGGAATGAGGAAGGCAAGGCCATTAAAATCACCATTACCCCGCCCTGGTGGCAAACGTGGTGGTTTTATACCATCAGCGTCCTGGCCGGGTTTGGCCTCGTTCTATTCATCTATCGGTTACAGTTAAGGGCAAGAACCAATCAGCTAAAGGCTGAAAAGGCCGTCGCCTTGAACACCGTCAATGTTATCAGCCAGCAATTGACCGGGATTTTGCAGTTAAACGACCTGTTGCGCCAGATTGTCACCTTAACCAAAGAGACATTTAATTATTACCACGTCCACATCTACTTGCTCAACGAAGGCCAGGATGCGCTGGTTTTGGCCGAGGGTTACGGCCGGGCAGGCGAAGCAATGAAACGCCAGGGACATCACATCCCGTTGGCTGCATCTACCAGTTTGGTAGCCCGGGCCGTACGCGAGGGACAGATTGTTATTTCAGAAAATGTACAAGAGGACCCCACCTGGTTGTCCAATCCCCTCTTGCCCCAAACCCTTTCTGAAATGGCCGTACCTATTGTCAAGGAGAAACGGGTGGTGGGGGTGCTGGATGTGCAATCGGACAAGTTAAGCGGATTGAGCGAGGAAGACGCCAATTTGCTGCGTTCCCTGGCCAACCAAATAGCTGTGGCGCTAACCAATGCCCAACTCTATCAGATAGAACATGAACTTCGACAAGCAGAAGCAGAAAGGGCGCAAGAACTGGCTAAATTAAACGCAGACTTAAAAGCCGCGCAAGCCGAACTACTCCGCCAGGAACGGTTGGCTACCCTGGGTAAATTGACCGCCACCGTCAGCCACGAAATTCGCAACCCTCTGGCTACCATTCGTGCTTCAGCCTTTGCCCTTGATCGAAAAACACGTGACAAAGGACTTGGCGTTGAACAAGCCCTGGATCGTATCGAGCGCAACATCACCCGTTGTGACAATATTATTATTGAACTTCTTGATTATACCCGGATAGGTGAACTGGATTTACAACAGGTTTGTTTTGATGATTGGCTGAACCAATTTCTGGACGAACAAGAATTCCCGGCGGGTATTACGCTTGTCCGCGAGTTGAACGCCGGCACAAAAATATGGTTAGATCCTCAACGTTTCCGGCGCGTGATTATCAATCTCTTTGACAATGCCTGCCAAGCAATGCTAGAATATACCAAACAAAAAAACAACAAAACGCCGCTGATTTTGGGTATCCAAGCAGCCGTGGTCGGTCAACGTTTAAAAATATCAATCTCAGATAGTGGCCCCGGCATTGCGCCGGAGATAATCCCTCATATTTTTGAA
This portion of the Anaerolineae bacterium genome encodes:
- a CDS encoding GAF domain-containing protein — encoded protein: MKRKSKILLLPLLTGLMLWLPLAAPMPLYAQGGDTPPEPTSVKNFRFEYLTPEEGLPSLTVRSIVQDQQGFMWFATSNGLSRYNGYTFTTFRNDPNDPHSISTESFGRLYVDRQGVLWVGTWNGGLNVFDRTTEQFTRYLHNPDDPSSLSHNRVNVILEDKSGRLWLGTEGGLNRFDPASEQFFHYQHDPNDPHSLSSDIVKTMVEDASGQLWLGTFGGGVNKFDPASGQFTPYQNDPQNPNSLIYDNVEAIAVEATGSLWIGTKAGLDYFDPATGQFTHYHHNPADPQSLSSDDISELYLDASGEMWIGTAGGGLNIFDPQTKTFRQVPYNSNAPYGFHGDWVSTIYADRSGALWIATLSDGVNRLDRAAAKFELYQHNPDDPTSLSPGAIWSILRDHSGTLWVASVGGGLNKFDPVTGYFEHYRHDPADLHSLSNDSVFAMTEDATGDLWIGTMKGLNRYDQTSGKFTQYIHDPANPASLSENWVAGLYADRSGRLWVGTIGKGLDRYDPATDSFRHYQADPENPHSISDNNVLAFAEDPAGQLWIGTISGGLNKFDPETETFTHYLHDPDDLNSLIDDNVSHIYLDSAGVLWLATPKGLEKFDPQTEIFTHYTEQQGLASKALASVVGDAQGNLWVGMQGSGLARFDPRSETFKNYDKSDGLQSNDFIPRAAYRDADGKLYFGGMNGLNAFYPDQLRDNPYVPPVVLTGFQIFNHPVPIGEEDSPLQQVVNETDEITLSYQQSVFSFEFAALNYRAPKKNQYAYKLEGFDQDWNYVDSTRRFATYTSLNPGAYTFRVKASNNDGVWNEEGKAIKITITPPWWQTWWFYTISVLAGFGLVLFIYRLQLRARTNQLKAEKAVALNTVNVISQQLTGILQLNDLLRQIVTLTKETFNYYHVHIYLLNEGQDALVLAEGYGRAGEAMKRQGHHIPLAASTSLVARAVREGQIVISENVQEDPTWLSNPLLPQTLSEMAVPIVKEKRVVGVLDVQSDKLSGLSEEDANLLRSLANQIAVALTNAQLYQIEHELRQAEAERAQELAKLNADLKAAQAELLRQERLATLGKLTATVSHEIRNPLATIRASAFALDRKTRDKGLGVEQALDRIERNITRCDNIIIELLDYTRIGELDLQQVCFDDWLNQFLDEQEFPAGITLVRELNAGTKIWLDPQRFRRVIINLFDNACQAMLEYTKQKNNKTPLILGIQAAVVGQRLKISISDSGPGIAPEIIPHIFEPLYSTKGFGVGLGLPVVKEIMKQHHGEIEIISHVGQGTQIILWLPLAP